Below is a genomic region from Terriglobales bacterium.
GTCGCCGAAAAGGCAGATAACCGTGTCGCTGAGCTGCGCAAAGATGTCCATCGCATTGTGCTGGATGTAGCCAACAAGCGGGCGGGTGAGCTGCGTAAAAACGTCGAAAGTGTAGTGAGCGAGACCACCGACAAACGCGTGAGCGAGCTGCGCAAAGACCTGGAAAAAGTGGTAAGCGAAGTGGCCGAGCGCCGCGTCTCCAGCATTCGCCAGGACGTGGAGAACGTCGTCACCGAAGCGGGCGAACACCGCGTCCAGGAGTTGCGCAAAGACATTATCAATCACGTGACCGCTGAGCTCGATTCAGTAATACTGGGCAGGGGCTCGGAGGCGCCAGTTTCTGCATTGCTGGATAACGCCATTTCCAAGATTCAGGAATCCACCTCGCAGACCGATATTCTGCGTTCTCTGCTCGATGGCGCTGCCCACTTCAGCAGCCGCGTGGCCCTGTTGGTGGTCAAAAACGACAGCGCCGTGGGATGGCAGGCGCGTGGTTTTGACGACAACAACGGCATCAAGAAAGTGACAGTTGATATCAACAGCGGGCTCTCTGGAAAAGCCATGCAGGAAAAAAGTCTGGTGACCGGTCCCGCCGCCGAATTCGAAAGCAAGTTCGCTTCCCAGTTGGGTGCGCCCAAAGGCAATTCCGCCGTGCTGCCCCTTGTGGTGCGGGAAAAAGTTCCGGCGCTGGTCTATGCCGATGCCGGCACCCGCAACGACGGCGAATCCGATACTGCCGCTTTGCAGTTGCTGGTACGCACCGCCGCAATTTGGCTGGAGACGCTGACGCTGCGCAAGGCTTCAGGTATTCCGGTTGTCTCCCCCACAGAGCCGGAAGAGGTCACTGCAGTTCCTCCTCCGACGGGGCAGACACCGGCGCCCGGCATTCCTACACCGGCTCCCATTGCGGTCTCTGATCTTGCTCCCAAGGCATCTGCGGCAGCGGTTGAGGTCTCCGCCCAGGATGAGGAAATCCATAAGAAGGCCCGGCGCTTCGCCAAGCTGCTGGTCGATGAAATCAAACTCTACAACCAGGCCAAAGTGAACGAGGGCCGGCAGAATAAAGATTTGTACAGCCGTCTAAGAGAAGATATCGA
It encodes:
- a CDS encoding GAF domain-containing protein; its protein translation is VAEKADNRVAELRKDVHRIVLDVANKRAGELRKNVESVVSETTDKRVSELRKDLEKVVSEVAERRVSSIRQDVENVVTEAGEHRVQELRKDIINHVTAELDSVILGRGSEAPVSALLDNAISKIQESTSQTDILRSLLDGAAHFSSRVALLVVKNDSAVGWQARGFDDNNGIKKVTVDINSGLSGKAMQEKSLVTGPAAEFESKFASQLGAPKGNSAVLPLVVREKVPALVYADAGTRNDGESDTAALQLLVRTAAIWLETLTLRKASGIPVVSPTEPEEVTAVPPPTGQTPAPGIPTPAPIAVSDLAPKASAAAVEVSAQDEEIHKKARRFAKLLVDEIKLYNQAKVNEGRQNKDLYSRLREDIEKSRASYDKRYGNTVAAQADYFTEEVVKVLADNDAALMGNGFKG